In the genome of Afifella aestuarii, one region contains:
- a CDS encoding biotin/lipoyl-containing protein → MDIKVKMPSTVVSIEVAVGDTVTKGQSLAVVEAMKMKNNTPSPVDGTVKSISAAVGERLKPGAVLMVVE, encoded by the coding sequence ATGGATATCAAAGTGAAAATGCCGTCGACCGTCGTGTCGATCGAGGTCGCCGTCGGAGACACGGTGACGAAGGGTCAGAGCCTCGCAGTGGTTGAGGCGATGAAGATGAAAAACAACACGCCTTCGCCGGTCGACGGCACGGTCAAGTCGATTTCGGCTGCCGTCGGCGAGCGCCTGAAGCCGGGCGCCGTTCTGATGGTCGTCGAGTGA
- a CDS encoding biotin--[acetyl-CoA-carboxylase] ligase: MSARPPTLQTPDATFQSIETLTPDETMSTFFALAATPADLASHCGVERRSGEIDPVYRISAVDSTNRLIRDLAAEGVAPGLAVVAAHQTAGRGKGKRFWFSEPGKGFALSLLLRPTRPVEEVSQLTLVLGVAVAEAIVQATGVAAELKWPNDILVDGRKLCGILCELVLTPEGDMAHVIAGIGLNVNIAASDFPPVLENIATSLAIEAGRTIDSEAVLSAVLASVERWMKRWEDEGFDPIRRAWIARSCTIGREISFDAGDARCRGVATDLGADGSLSIRDGSGSLHRFYYGEACHSPAIASISR, translated from the coding sequence GTGTCTGCGCGCCCCCCAACCCTGCAGACACCGGACGCCACCTTTCAAAGCATCGAAACCCTTACTCCGGACGAAACCATGTCCACCTTCTTCGCCCTCGCTGCCACGCCCGCCGACCTCGCAAGTCATTGCGGTGTCGAGCGTCGGAGCGGCGAGATCGACCCTGTCTACCGGATCTCTGCCGTCGATTCGACGAACCGGCTTATCCGGGATCTCGCTGCCGAAGGGGTGGCGCCAGGTCTCGCGGTGGTGGCGGCGCATCAGACGGCGGGCCGGGGGAAGGGCAAGCGTTTCTGGTTTTCAGAGCCGGGCAAGGGTTTCGCTCTGTCACTGCTGTTGCGGCCGACACGGCCGGTTGAAGAAGTCTCCCAGCTGACCCTCGTGCTGGGTGTGGCCGTCGCTGAGGCCATCGTGCAGGCGACCGGTGTCGCGGCCGAGCTCAAATGGCCCAACGATATCCTCGTCGACGGTCGCAAGCTTTGCGGCATCCTGTGCGAACTCGTCCTGACCCCGGAAGGGGACATGGCTCACGTGATTGCCGGTATCGGCCTCAACGTGAACATCGCGGCCTCCGACTTCCCGCCGGTCCTTGAAAATATCGCCACATCTCTCGCGATCGAAGCCGGTCGGACGATCGATTCCGAAGCGGTGCTCTCGGCGGTTCTCGCCTCGGTCGAGCGCTGGATGAAGCGCTGGGAAGACGAGGGCTTCGACCCCATTCGCCGCGCCTGGATCGCACGCTCCTGCACCATCGGGCGGGAGATCTCCTTCGACGCTGGCGATGCGCGCTGCCGAGGCGTCGCAACCGACCTCGGCGCTGACGGCAGCTTAAGTATTCGAGACGGAAGCGGCTCTCTACACCGCTTCTACTACGGAGAAGCGTGTCATTCGCCCGCTATTGCGAGCATTTCACGCTAA
- the madL gene encoding malonate transporter subunit MadL, giving the protein MVIYGLALMGGCMIVGTGLGYLIGHLVGIDANVGGVGIAMLLLVIISRQLMDKEQLSKLAQDGIMFWSAMYIPIVVAMCARQNVVAAFDAGALAFVAGLGAVFAGFLLIRPIAALSPKSDPLPPLDADNAAPAATVAVPESAKEVK; this is encoded by the coding sequence ATGGTGATTTACGGACTAGCCCTGATGGGCGGGTGCATGATCGTAGGTACCGGCCTCGGTTACCTGATCGGTCATCTTGTTGGCATTGACGCGAATGTGGGCGGCGTCGGCATTGCGATGCTGTTGCTCGTCATCATCTCGCGCCAGCTTATGGACAAAGAACAGCTCTCCAAGCTGGCCCAGGACGGCATCATGTTCTGGAGTGCAATGTACATCCCGATCGTGGTCGCGATGTGCGCCCGCCAGAACGTCGTCGCGGCTTTCGACGCCGGCGCTCTCGCCTTTGTCGCCGGACTTGGCGCGGTGTTCGCCGGCTTCCTGCTGATCCGGCCGATCGCGGCTCTCAGCCCGAAGAGTGATCCACTTCCGCCCCTCGACGCGGACAATGCTGCTCCCGCCGCCACCGTCGCGGTGCCTGAATCCGCGAAGGAGGTCAAATAA
- the mdcA gene encoding malonate decarboxylase subunit alpha produces MSTNSTEKKWDRRSADTAERLEAASRYIGPGKQFKPEDTVALLEAVIRAGDRVNIEGNNQKQADFLAECLNKVDKSRIHDLHMVQSAVPLPVHLDLFENGIAKKLDFAFGGPQAGRVAKFISEGKLELGAIHTYLELFGRYFLDLTPKVSLICAYKADRQGNLYTGFNTEDTPTIVEATKFRQGIVIAQVNEIVDTLPRVDIPADWIDGVVQSPKPFFIEPLFTRDPALVTESQILLAMLCLKGIYAEYEVKRINHGIGFLTSAIELLLPTYGEELGLKGKACTHMILNPHPTMIPAIESGWVDTIHCFGGELGMEKYVAARPDVFFTGPDGTLRSNRAYAQTAGHYALDMFIGGTLQIDKYGNSSTATASRVAGFGGAPNMGCDAKGRRHVTDSWLKVGKEMPTLDRQIGNMPRGKRLVVQGVETFGEGRAPVFVEELDAWKLAENAKLDLPPVMIYGDDLTHVVTEEGIAYLNRCADIEARMAAIRAVAGYTEIGLKANPDETRQLREAGIVKTPEDLGVDRSRANRSLLAARNIRDLVSWSGGLYNPPARFRNW; encoded by the coding sequence ATGTCCACTAACTCTACAGAAAAGAAGTGGGACCGCCGCTCTGCAGATACTGCAGAGAGGTTGGAGGCTGCCTCCCGGTACATTGGTCCGGGAAAGCAGTTCAAGCCGGAGGATACGGTCGCGCTGCTTGAAGCGGTGATCCGCGCCGGCGACCGCGTCAACATCGAAGGCAACAATCAGAAGCAGGCCGACTTCCTGGCCGAATGCCTCAACAAGGTGGACAAATCGAGGATCCACGATCTGCACATGGTGCAGTCGGCCGTGCCGCTCCCGGTCCATCTCGACCTGTTTGAGAACGGCATCGCCAAGAAGCTCGACTTCGCATTCGGTGGACCGCAGGCCGGCCGCGTCGCCAAGTTCATCAGCGAAGGCAAGCTCGAGCTTGGTGCCATCCATACGTATCTCGAGCTCTTCGGCCGCTACTTCCTCGACCTGACGCCGAAAGTGTCTCTGATCTGCGCCTACAAGGCGGACCGGCAGGGCAACCTCTACACCGGCTTCAACACCGAAGACACGCCGACCATCGTCGAGGCGACGAAGTTCCGTCAGGGCATCGTGATCGCCCAGGTGAACGAAATCGTCGATACGCTGCCGCGCGTCGACATCCCGGCCGACTGGATCGACGGCGTCGTGCAGTCGCCGAAGCCGTTCTTCATCGAACCGTTGTTCACCCGTGATCCGGCTCTCGTCACGGAAAGCCAGATCCTCCTCGCGATGCTGTGCCTCAAAGGCATCTACGCCGAATACGAGGTCAAGCGGATCAACCATGGCATCGGCTTCCTGACGTCGGCCATCGAACTGCTTCTGCCGACTTACGGCGAAGAGCTCGGCCTCAAGGGCAAAGCCTGCACGCATATGATCCTCAACCCGCATCCGACGATGATCCCGGCGATCGAATCGGGCTGGGTCGATACGATCCACTGCTTCGGCGGTGAGCTCGGCATGGAGAAATACGTTGCGGCGCGGCCGGATGTCTTCTTCACGGGTCCGGACGGCACGCTGCGCTCCAACCGCGCTTACGCACAGACCGCCGGCCACTACGCCCTCGATATGTTCATCGGCGGCACGCTGCAGATCGACAAATACGGCAATTCCTCCACGGCGACCGCGTCGCGTGTGGCGGGCTTCGGTGGCGCGCCGAACATGGGTTGCGATGCCAAGGGCCGTCGTCACGTGACCGACAGCTGGCTGAAGGTTGGCAAGGAAATGCCGACGCTCGATCGTCAGATCGGCAACATGCCGCGCGGCAAGCGCCTGGTGGTGCAGGGTGTCGAAACGTTCGGCGAGGGCAGGGCGCCTGTGTTCGTGGAAGAGCTCGACGCCTGGAAGCTGGCTGAGAACGCCAAGCTCGATCTGCCGCCGGTGATGATCTACGGCGACGACCTGACCCATGTCGTGACCGAGGAAGGCATCGCCTACCTCAACCGCTGCGCGGACATCGAAGCGCGCATGGCCGCCATCCGCGCGGTCGCCGGCTACACCGAGATCGGCCTCAAGGCCAATCCGGACGAAACCCGGCAGCTGCGTGAAGCCGGCATCGTCAAGACGCCGGAAGACCTGGGTGTCGATCGCTCCCGTGCCAACCGCTCGCTGCTCGCAGCCCGCAACATCCGCGACCTCGTGAGCTGGTCGGGCGGCCTCTACAACCCGCCGGCCCGGTTCCGCAACTGGTGA
- the madM gene encoding malonate transporter subunit MadM codes for MMDILVQAVSKYPLVTAFVVVGLIMWVSTYIGKIFNNRIHASAIAIVIGLILAFVGGKYTGGKHGISDVGLFAGIGLMGGSVFRDFAIVATAFGVKLEELKKAGVPGVVALVVSMILSTAIGAATAYAFGYTNPVDMATIGGGAATFIVGPVTGAALGASSEVIALSVAAGVVKSISVMILTPFLAKMAGLNNPAAAAVYGGLMGTTSGTAAGLAATDPRLVPYGAMTATFYTGFGCLVVPSLGYAAIVALVG; via the coding sequence ATCATGGACATCCTGGTACAAGCAGTCTCCAAATATCCTCTGGTTACTGCCTTCGTCGTCGTCGGCCTCATCATGTGGGTGTCGACCTATATCGGCAAAATCTTCAACAACCGCATCCATGCTTCGGCGATCGCGATCGTCATCGGTCTGATCCTGGCGTTCGTCGGCGGCAAATACACCGGCGGCAAGCACGGCATCTCCGATGTCGGCCTGTTCGCAGGTATCGGCCTGATGGGCGGCAGCGTCTTCCGTGACTTCGCCATCGTTGCCACGGCCTTTGGCGTGAAGCTTGAAGAGCTGAAGAAGGCCGGCGTGCCTGGCGTCGTCGCTCTTGTCGTCTCGATGATCCTGTCGACGGCGATCGGTGCGGCTACGGCTTACGCGTTCGGCTACACGAACCCGGTCGACATGGCCACGATCGGCGGCGGCGCGGCGACCTTCATCGTCGGTCCGGTGACCGGTGCGGCTCTCGGCGCATCTTCGGAAGTGATCGCCCTGTCGGTTGCCGCCGGCGTGGTGAAGTCGATCTCCGTGATGATCCTGACCCCGTTCCTTGCCAAGATGGCAGGCCTCAACAACCCGGCCGCAGCGGCTGTGTATGGTGGTCTCATGGGAACGACCAGCGGAACAGCCGCCGGATTGGCTGCTACCGATCCGCGGCTGGTTCCTTATGGTGCGATGACGGCGACGTTCTACACGGGCTTTGGCTGCCTGGTCGTCCCCTCACTCGGTTACGCGGCGATCGTCGCCCTGGTTGGTTGA
- a CDS encoding energy-coupling factor ABC transporter ATP-binding protein, which translates to MTTIEIRAVHQRFETFEALKGIDLTLDEKRIGIVGSNGSGKSTFARLLNGLLIPTSGQVLVDGLDTAKSGKAVRRKVGFVFQNPDNQIVFPIVEEDVAFGLKGLKLPAAQRGALVEEVLDRYGLGPFRSHPSHTLSGGQKQLLALAGVLITRPDCVVFDEPTTLLDLRNARRVAKVIDEMEETVIVVTHDLPLLESFDRVIVFDQGRVIADDAPNSALARYVERMQ; encoded by the coding sequence ATGACGACGATCGAGATCCGCGCGGTTCATCAGCGCTTCGAGACCTTCGAGGCCTTGAAGGGCATCGACCTGACGCTGGACGAGAAGCGTATCGGTATCGTCGGCTCCAATGGTTCGGGCAAGAGCACGTTCGCCCGGCTCTTGAACGGACTTCTCATCCCCACCTCCGGACAGGTTCTCGTCGACGGCCTCGATACGGCCAAGTCGGGTAAGGCGGTTCGTCGCAAGGTGGGTTTTGTCTTCCAAAATCCAGACAATCAGATCGTCTTCCCGATCGTGGAAGAAGATGTCGCCTTCGGCCTTAAGGGGCTGAAGCTTCCCGCAGCCCAGCGTGGCGCCCTCGTCGAAGAGGTGCTCGACCGCTACGGGCTCGGACCTTTTCGTTCGCATCCCTCGCATACGCTGTCCGGCGGACAGAAGCAGCTTCTGGCCCTGGCGGGCGTCCTCATCACGCGGCCTGATTGCGTCGTTTTTGATGAGCCGACGACGCTCCTCGATTTGCGCAACGCCAGGCGGGTTGCGAAGGTCATCGACGAGATGGAAGAGACCGTCATCGTCGTCACGCACGACTTGCCGCTACTGGAATCATTCGACCGCGTCATCGTCTTCGACCAGGGCAGGGTGATTGCCGACGACGCGCCGAATTCCGCCCTCGCGCGCTATGTGGAGCGTATGCAATGA
- a CDS encoding acyl carrier protein, with amino-acid sequence MSDDLTVLEAALDAFGTAPTLEEMPRRTLADKGIDGPTAAHVIEEVHTPFNLAYLTFTTGSSAFQNIVGVVHGEISGRCAVARTLFERLGSGPGARMLVSYPPLVNVFSAEALRQCGVEWSFLKRSSRDAFLVAACREKPSIILGESSFLRASLEQAGPLGLKDELPEGAVLLTAGTPLDEGLLPVAERFGYTVHDLYGCQEFGWLTLDGVPLRDDISLVASPRGPSYRELVVGGLPMGDSFIVSQSGHVCDRAGEIITYRRERTYPEYEVIVTHTTAMAAETVEKAARTILRIKGRVVKVAPDVVVGAPATRLKLIPGLPLGDAATQAGVEIVGPEKTRLFDVLVEAQANLQKTAKADPAWIKRR; translated from the coding sequence ATGTCTGACGATTTGACGGTTCTCGAAGCAGCCCTGGACGCTTTCGGCACAGCTCCGACTTTGGAGGAGATGCCGCGGCGGACATTGGCGGACAAGGGTATCGACGGTCCTACCGCCGCCCATGTCATCGAGGAGGTGCATACGCCTTTCAATCTGGCGTATCTCACCTTCACGACAGGCTCTTCGGCGTTCCAGAATATCGTCGGCGTGGTCCATGGCGAGATTTCCGGCCGCTGCGCGGTGGCCCGGACCCTGTTCGAAAGACTTGGGTCCGGGCCTGGAGCGCGGATGCTCGTCAGCTATCCGCCCCTCGTCAATGTCTTCTCCGCAGAGGCGCTGCGCCAATGCGGGGTGGAATGGAGTTTCCTGAAGCGCTCGAGCCGCGACGCCTTTCTTGTTGCGGCCTGCCGGGAAAAGCCTTCGATTATCCTTGGAGAATCTTCTTTCCTGCGGGCAAGCCTGGAACAGGCCGGTCCGCTTGGACTGAAGGACGAATTGCCCGAGGGGGCTGTCCTCCTCACGGCCGGCACACCGCTCGACGAAGGCCTGCTGCCGGTTGCGGAACGTTTCGGTTACACCGTCCACGACCTTTATGGCTGCCAGGAATTCGGCTGGCTGACCCTCGACGGGGTGCCGCTGCGCGATGACATCAGTCTCGTCGCATCGCCCCGTGGGCCTTCGTACCGCGAACTCGTCGTCGGCGGTCTGCCGATGGGCGACAGCTTCATCGTCTCGCAGTCCGGGCATGTGTGCGATCGCGCGGGTGAAATCATCACCTATCGCCGCGAACGCACCTATCCGGAATATGAAGTCATCGTCACCCACACGACGGCGATGGCTGCCGAGACCGTCGAGAAGGCGGCGCGCACGATTTTGCGGATCAAAGGCCGCGTCGTGAAAGTGGCGCCGGACGTCGTGGTCGGCGCTCCTGCGACCCGCCTCAAGCTCATCCCCGGTCTTCCGCTCGGCGATGCTGCCACACAGGCCGGCGTCGAGATCGTCGGACCCGAGAAGACGCGCCTCTTCGACGTACTGGTTGAGGCCCAGGCCAATTTGCAGAAGACCGCGAAAGCGGATCCTGCCTGGATCAAGAGGCGCTGA
- the mdcE gene encoding biotin-independent malonate decarboxylase subunit gamma yields MEATETMMGRGRDAIDMIVDADSFNEGTIGAKTFDDPEFGPGAVVGTAALNGEAVTIIASDANAFNEKFPVVYAGIIGMEEGYKMAQAVYASLEADKAKSVAEKRPLVLIVDTPGNGPGKVEEIFGMNKATGAYQLALAEARLAGHPIVAMVIGRAISGAFLCHGLQADHIVSLDANFGTMIHVMPLTSVSRIIRKDLETLQELSKGNPVFAAGPRFFYALGGVEELVGTIDGMRPTIIEHIKAIRAAKAAGEADKLGPWGRGQLGAEREGRKVRPEVIKLMNQEFAAVAEKYAPSR; encoded by the coding sequence ATGGAAGCCACTGAGACCATGATGGGAAGAGGTCGGGACGCGATCGACATGATCGTCGACGCCGACAGCTTCAACGAGGGCACCATCGGTGCCAAAACCTTCGACGATCCCGAATTCGGTCCGGGTGCCGTTGTCGGAACAGCAGCCCTCAACGGCGAGGCGGTGACGATCATCGCCTCAGACGCCAACGCCTTCAACGAGAAGTTCCCTGTCGTCTATGCCGGCATCATCGGCATGGAGGAGGGCTACAAGATGGCGCAGGCCGTCTATGCCTCCCTCGAAGCCGACAAGGCCAAGTCGGTCGCCGAGAAGCGTCCGCTCGTCCTCATCGTCGACACCCCAGGAAACGGTCCGGGCAAGGTCGAAGAGATCTTCGGCATGAACAAGGCGACCGGCGCCTATCAGCTGGCGCTCGCCGAGGCTCGGCTCGCGGGTCATCCGATCGTTGCCATGGTCATCGGCCGGGCGATCTCGGGCGCCTTCCTGTGCCACGGCCTGCAGGCGGACCACATCGTGTCGCTCGATGCCAATTTCGGCACGATGATCCACGTGATGCCGCTCACCTCGGTGTCGCGCATCATCCGCAAGGACCTCGAGACGCTGCAGGAATTGTCGAAGGGCAATCCCGTCTTCGCCGCCGGCCCGCGCTTCTTCTACGCCCTTGGTGGCGTCGAGGAACTGGTCGGAACAATCGACGGCATGCGTCCGACGATCATCGAGCACATCAAGGCAATCCGTGCCGCCAAGGCGGCCGGTGAAGCCGACAAGCTCGGCCCGTGGGGCCGGGGACAGCTCGGTGCAGAGCGTGAAGGCCGCAAAGTCCGGCCCGAAGTGATCAAGCTGATGAACCAAGAGTTCGCAGCAGTCGCCGAGAAATACGCTCCATCTCGCTGA
- a CDS encoding biotin-independent malonate decarboxylase subunit beta, whose protein sequence is MPKWNDLQEQSFLESDARARAVGLVDEGTYTELAGPFDRFYSPHLEVLGEAVEFDDGIVTAVGKIGKTPVFVISQEGRFIGGSVGEVGGAKMVNTIRLAIEFHDKLVADYPNISDEEKPVVVISFETGGVRLHESNAGLLAHAEVMDQLQKARHKVPVITLIGSKVGCFGGMGFVAAATDAIVMSEFGRLGLTGPEVIEQEMGKEEFDSSDRALVFRTTGGRHKYIMGDCNVLVQNMIGAFRDAVAKLAVLPVSEFEKMRRIGSPEAVERQLRAVALAAEMQPQDARDVWAKAGNPDPVALTDIPLDEFLADVKRLSV, encoded by the coding sequence ATGCCGAAATGGAATGATCTTCAGGAGCAGAGCTTCCTGGAATCTGATGCGCGCGCCCGGGCCGTCGGCCTGGTCGACGAGGGCACCTACACAGAACTCGCGGGTCCGTTCGACAGGTTCTACAGCCCGCACCTGGAAGTCTTGGGCGAAGCCGTCGAATTCGACGACGGGATCGTCACCGCTGTTGGCAAGATCGGCAAGACCCCGGTTTTCGTCATCTCGCAGGAAGGCCGCTTCATCGGCGGTTCCGTCGGCGAGGTCGGTGGCGCGAAGATGGTCAACACCATCCGTCTCGCCATCGAATTCCACGACAAGCTGGTGGCGGACTATCCGAACATCTCCGACGAGGAGAAGCCGGTCGTCGTCATCTCTTTCGAAACTGGCGGCGTGCGCCTGCATGAATCGAATGCGGGCCTTCTCGCCCATGCCGAGGTGATGGACCAGTTGCAGAAGGCACGCCACAAGGTGCCGGTCATCACGCTCATCGGCTCGAAGGTCGGCTGCTTCGGTGGCATGGGCTTTGTCGCGGCTGCGACGGACGCCATCGTAATGAGCGAGTTCGGACGCCTTGGCCTGACCGGTCCTGAGGTCATCGAACAGGAGATGGGCAAGGAAGAATTCGATTCTTCCGATCGTGCGCTCGTCTTCCGCACCACGGGCGGTCGCCACAAATACATCATGGGCGATTGCAACGTCCTCGTGCAGAACATGATCGGCGCCTTCCGCGATGCGGTTGCCAAGCTCGCCGTTCTTCCGGTTTCGGAATTTGAGAAGATGCGCCGCATCGGCTCGCCCGAGGCCGTCGAACGCCAGCTGCGTGCCGTCGCGCTCGCTGCCGAGATGCAGCCGCAGGATGCCCGTGACGTCTGGGCGAAAGCCGGCAATCCCGATCCCGTCGCTCTCACCGACATTCCGCTCGACGAGTTTCTCGCCGACGTGAAGCGGCTGTCGGTCTGA
- the mdcC gene encoding malonate decarboxylase acyl carrier protein has translation MALNTLEFDLKLDEVTHSIDTPIHLGVVGSGDMEVLMEPKDLKGAVSVRIVTPVAGFDDLWKRVVEKFVSETLLGDVHLEINDNNATPAVVLLRLRQGFAEATGE, from the coding sequence ATGGCTTTGAATACCTTGGAATTCGACCTCAAGCTCGATGAGGTGACGCATTCGATCGACACGCCGATCCATCTCGGCGTCGTCGGTTCGGGCGACATGGAAGTCCTGATGGAGCCCAAGGATCTGAAGGGCGCCGTCTCGGTCCGCATCGTCACCCCCGTCGCTGGCTTCGACGACCTGTGGAAGCGCGTGGTGGAGAAGTTCGTCTCCGAAACGCTCCTCGGCGATGTCCACCTCGAGATCAACGACAACAACGCCACGCCTGCCGTGGTCCTGCTGCGCCTGCGCCAGGGCTTTGCGGAAGCGACCGGCGAGTAA
- the mdcG gene encoding malonate decarboxylase holo-[acyl-carrier-protein] synthase produces the protein MLNRRHFLAYLHPDARQVLAPAIVEGLPHTMRDHTTEAAVLHGFLTDRVPGIVCRPTRACTDGQGQLGFSFPLRIGEERVRSSVLVEPEQVASFLSPYEVMERAALRFPPPHAALRVALSLARRFEIRLGLIGSAALAAMTGLPYVRPQSDLDLLIDADHGGDFQAFHASLAAISREIGVKVDVELEFNRSIGVKLSEYISGREVLLAKTINDVELIDRIELQSCSSDEVNISASVAGRSGENCKVPATETIENQWSE, from the coding sequence ATGCTGAACCGGCGCCATTTCCTCGCTTATCTCCATCCTGATGCCCGTCAGGTGCTCGCGCCCGCCATTGTGGAAGGTCTGCCGCACACGATGCGCGATCACACCACCGAAGCGGCGGTCCTGCATGGGTTCCTGACGGATCGGGTTCCCGGCATCGTCTGCCGTCCGACCAGGGCTTGCACGGACGGGCAGGGTCAGCTCGGCTTCTCTTTCCCGCTGCGCATCGGCGAAGAACGGGTTAGGAGCTCGGTCCTGGTCGAGCCAGAACAGGTCGCGTCTTTCCTGTCACCCTACGAGGTGATGGAGCGAGCGGCTCTGCGTTTTCCTCCGCCGCACGCGGCTTTGCGCGTCGCGCTGTCGCTCGCCCGCCGCTTCGAGATCCGGCTCGGTCTCATCGGATCGGCAGCGCTCGCTGCGATGACGGGCCTTCCATATGTGCGGCCTCAATCGGATCTCGATCTCCTCATCGATGCCGATCACGGGGGGGATTTCCAAGCTTTTCACGCGTCTCTTGCGGCAATCTCGCGGGAGATCGGGGTCAAGGTCGATGTCGAATTGGAATTTAATCGTTCCATCGGCGTCAAGCTTTCCGAATATATTTCAGGAAGAGAAGTTCTTCTTGCGAAAACGATTAATGATGTGGAGCTCATAGATCGAATTGAATTGCAGAGTTGCTCGTCTGATGAGGTGAATATTAGCGCCTCTGTTGCCGGGCGTTCCGGGGAAAATTGCAAGGTCCCCGCAACCGAAACCATCGAAAACCAATGGAGTGAATGA
- a CDS encoding energy-coupling factor transporter transmembrane component T family protein, which translates to MRSRGEISSFLHELPAAAKLLVLAAAGTGLVLVGSLPVLAGAFLATLLLYWLAGISQRQAFQQLRPLLWLLVILFIVQGVWQSWEVAALVVLRISTLILLAAFVTLTTRTDALIAAVEKALTPFRRFGVNPAKVGLAFSLALRFIPVIAQQANDIRDAQRARGLGANPLALALPLIVRTLRMASDVADAIDARSPYSDHSGDEGELPPRFVLEPNTSNARMSCNDAEPQLKT; encoded by the coding sequence ATGAGGTCTCGCGGAGAGATATCCTCGTTCCTCCATGAGCTGCCGGCGGCTGCCAAGCTCCTGGTTCTGGCGGCGGCCGGCACAGGGCTCGTCCTCGTCGGCAGTCTTCCGGTTCTCGCCGGCGCATTTCTCGCGACGCTCCTGCTTTATTGGCTTGCAGGCATTTCGCAGCGGCAGGCGTTCCAGCAATTGCGCCCTCTGTTATGGCTGCTGGTAATCCTCTTCATCGTCCAGGGCGTCTGGCAGTCATGGGAGGTCGCCGCTCTCGTTGTCTTGCGGATCTCGACGCTCATCCTTCTGGCCGCGTTCGTGACCCTGACGACGCGCACCGATGCGCTGATCGCGGCTGTCGAAAAGGCGCTGACGCCGTTTCGGCGTTTCGGCGTCAATCCCGCCAAGGTCGGGCTCGCGTTTTCTCTGGCGCTCCGGTTCATCCCGGTCATCGCGCAGCAGGCGAACGATATTCGCGACGCGCAGCGGGCGAGGGGGCTTGGAGCCAATCCCCTCGCGCTCGCCTTGCCGCTTATTGTCCGAACCCTTCGAATGGCCAGCGATGTTGCCGATGCGATCGATGCGCGCTCGCCCTACAGTGATCACTCCGGCGACGAAGGCGAGCTGCCGCCGCGCTTCGTCCTTGAGCCGAATACGTCCAATGCGAGGATGTCATGCAACGACGCGGAACCACAACTAAAGACATAG